Part of the Streptomyces sp. HSG2 genome, TGCCGGAGGGGTACGCGGCGTCACCGGCCCCGCCGGACCCGGCGGACGGACTGTCAGTTTCACGACTCAAGGCTGGTTCTCCCGGTTGGCTCCACCGCCCGCACTGCGTCAAGCTGGGAGTCCGCCCTGCTCGGAGAGCACGGGGCGGCTCGGCGGCGCGCTCCACCATACTGGCCGTCGCCGGCGCTCGGCCCGGGGCCGCGACGAAACCCGCCCGTACCGTGCCGCGCCGTCGGCCCCGTACTCGGCATACGGAGCGCCTTCATTCGAAGGGCCGTCGCCGGGCGGGCGGACCGCGGTCCGGCCTCGGGCGTGTCAGGCGTCCTCTTCGGTTGGTCCACCGGGGAGAGGGCCCCCGGCGGCCCCGAACCTCACCGGGGCGAGGGTGGCGCAGAGCACGGCGAGGGCGATACCGCCCAGCAGGAAGAGGTACGAACCCGCCTGCGCCGCGAAGAGGAAGTCGCCCTCCGGGCGGCTGGTGGTCAGCAGGACGACGGCCAGCGACCAGCCCGCCGCCGTCACGACGGCGGCCCCCCGGGTACCGACGAGGACGGCCGCGCCGACGCAGACCCCCACCTCTGCCGCGAGGGCGAGCAGCAGGCCGCCGGGCGGGCGCGCCGACTGCGTCAGCGCGCCCGCCGTCCCCACCACGGCGCCCGCGACGAGCAGCAGGAGGTACGCCAGGGCGCGTCCGAGGGAGGGCCGCGCCGGCGGCCGGAGGGGGCGCGGGGAGTCGACGCCGGTCATCCGACGGCCTCCGGGATGCCGGCGAAGAGGTCCGTGTGGGGCGCGCTCGGGGCGTCTGCGTCGGCGAGTTCGTACCATTCGGTGGTGAACAACGGCTGGGCCAGGCCGTT contains:
- a CDS encoding DUF6113 family protein — its product is MTGVDSPRPLRPPARPSLGRALAYLLLLVAGAVVGTAGALTQSARPPGGLLLALAAEVGVCVGAAVLVGTRGAAVVTAAGWSLAVVLLTTSRPEGDFLFAAQAGSYLFLLGGIALAVLCATLAPVRFGAAGGPLPGGPTEEDA